From Methylomonas sp. EFPC3, a single genomic window includes:
- the edd gene encoding phosphogluconate dehydratase, giving the protein MHPSLEKVTADVVKRSRETRAAYLARIDAAVEKGPHRAKLACGNLAHGFAACASDEKDDLAGTQKANIAIISAYNDMLSAHEPYKDFPTLIKQAVREAGGVAQFAGGVPAMCDGVTQGQPGMELSLFSRDVIAMATAIGLSHNMFDAALYLGVCDKIVPGLLIGALSFGHLPAVFVPAGPMPSGLPNKEKVRIRQLYAEGKVGRKELLESESQSYHSPGTCTFFGTANSNQMMVEIMGLHLPGSSFINPYTPLRDELTKAAARQILKFTALGDDFRPIGHAIDEKAIINAIIGLLATGGSTNHTIHLIAIARAAGVIINWDDFDKLSKIVPLLAKIYPNGSADVNHFQAAGGMGVLIAELLRNGLLHGDILTIGDERGMGQYSREPKLTDGGLHWAEGPGASQDETVISSVSKPFQPTGGLTVMHGNLGRGVSKISAVAEQHQVVTAPAVVFDDQDDVVAAFKRGELEKDCIVVLRFQGPKANGMPELHKLTPPLGVLQDRGFKVALITDGRMSGASGKVPSAIHMCPECLDGGPLAKVRDGDIIALNTQTGEVNVQVDSAEFEARTVAANSAKGHHFGMGRELFGGFRAHASSAETGATNLFYVD; this is encoded by the coding sequence ATGCATCCCTCTTTAGAAAAAGTCACCGCAGACGTGGTAAAACGCAGCCGCGAAACTCGTGCGGCTTATCTTGCCCGCATCGACGCCGCCGTCGAAAAAGGCCCGCACCGCGCCAAACTGGCTTGCGGCAACCTGGCCCACGGCTTTGCCGCTTGCGCCAGCGACGAAAAAGACGATCTGGCCGGCACCCAAAAAGCCAATATTGCAATCATCTCCGCCTACAACGACATGTTGTCGGCCCATGAACCTTACAAGGACTTCCCGACCCTGATCAAACAAGCCGTGCGCGAAGCGGGCGGCGTGGCGCAATTCGCTGGCGGCGTGCCGGCAATGTGCGACGGCGTCACTCAAGGCCAGCCCGGTATGGAGTTGTCACTGTTCAGCCGCGACGTAATCGCGATGGCGACTGCGATCGGCCTCAGCCACAATATGTTCGACGCCGCCTTATATTTGGGCGTCTGCGACAAAATTGTACCTGGCCTGCTGATCGGCGCCTTGAGCTTCGGCCATTTGCCGGCAGTATTCGTCCCGGCCGGCCCGATGCCGAGCGGCCTGCCTAACAAAGAAAAGGTGCGCATACGCCAGTTGTACGCCGAAGGCAAGGTCGGCCGCAAGGAGTTGCTGGAGTCGGAATCCCAGTCTTACCACAGCCCAGGCACCTGCACTTTCTTCGGCACGGCCAACAGCAACCAGATGATGGTCGAAATCATGGGACTGCATCTGCCCGGCAGTTCCTTTATCAACCCCTATACGCCGCTACGCGACGAACTGACCAAAGCGGCCGCTCGGCAAATTTTGAAATTCACCGCGTTGGGTGACGATTTTCGTCCTATCGGTCATGCCATCGACGAAAAAGCCATCATCAACGCCATCATCGGCTTACTGGCCACCGGCGGCTCGACCAACCACACCATCCATCTGATCGCAATCGCCCGCGCCGCCGGCGTCATCATCAACTGGGACGACTTCGACAAATTGTCGAAAATCGTACCGCTACTGGCCAAGATTTACCCGAACGGCTCGGCCGACGTCAACCACTTCCAAGCGGCCGGCGGCATGGGCGTCTTGATAGCCGAATTGCTACGCAACGGCCTGCTGCACGGCGACATTTTGACCATCGGCGACGAACGCGGCATGGGACAATACAGCCGGGAGCCGAAACTGACCGACGGCGGGCTGCATTGGGCGGAGGGCCCTGGCGCCAGCCAAGACGAAACGGTGATCAGCTCGGTAAGCAAACCGTTCCAACCCACCGGCGGCCTCACCGTGATGCACGGCAACCTGGGCCGCGGCGTATCGAAAATTTCCGCGGTCGCCGAGCAACACCAAGTCGTCACTGCTCCGGCGGTGGTATTCGACGATCAGGACGACGTGGTTGCCGCCTTCAAGCGCGGCGAGCTGGAAAAGGACTGCATCGTCGTGCTCCGCTTTCAGGGCCCGAAAGCGAATGGCATGCCGGAACTGCACAAACTGACGCCACCGCTCGGCGTATTGCAGGATAGAGGATTCAAAGTAGCATTGATTACCGACGGCCGCATGTCCGGCGCCTCCGGCAAAGTGCCGTCGGCGATTCACATGTGTCCGGAATGTCTGGACGGCGGCCCGTTGGCCAAGGTTCGCGACGGCGACATCATCGCGCTGAACACCCAGACCGGCGAAGTCAACGTCCAA
- a CDS encoding methyltransferase domain-containing protein yields the protein MYTENICKDILLFSKAVATNQIARFSPGLYVRLTGQTGRGGDEGSSAEVAGYFFECVEDYRRQLGLEPAEFKTFLAGKTILEYGPGDVLGVALLLYAYGAAQVRCVDRFPLNKINAKNAAIYKALCEGLTGDEKSRAMAAFNSSGDPESGFSAGTVNYAVTPNGLSGESLAYDLIISRAVLEHVDDIDATFADIDAALKPDGKSIHKVDLKSHGLDRYQAFDFLTWPRPLYRLMYSHKGFPNRWRANKYVEAAGKAGLEITQLAPIDQLGAEQIDRIMPKLASEFRSVSRDLFSWLSFWIILEKKPNTY from the coding sequence TTGTACACCGAGAACATTTGCAAAGATATCCTCCTTTTTTCGAAGGCTGTTGCCACCAATCAAATCGCCCGATTCTCGCCTGGCCTTTATGTCCGCCTTACCGGCCAGACCGGGCGCGGCGGCGATGAAGGCAGCTCTGCAGAGGTTGCCGGCTATTTTTTCGAGTGCGTGGAAGATTACCGCCGGCAATTGGGTCTGGAACCGGCGGAATTCAAAACGTTTCTGGCCGGCAAGACTATTTTGGAATACGGGCCTGGCGACGTGCTCGGGGTCGCATTGCTGTTATACGCCTACGGCGCGGCACAGGTTCGCTGCGTCGACCGATTTCCGCTGAATAAAATCAATGCCAAAAACGCCGCGATCTATAAAGCCCTCTGCGAAGGCTTGACCGGCGACGAGAAATCCAGGGCGATGGCTGCCTTCAACAGCAGCGGAGATCCCGAAAGCGGATTCAGCGCCGGCACCGTCAACTACGCGGTCACCCCAAACGGATTGTCGGGCGAAAGCCTGGCTTACGACTTGATTATTTCCCGGGCGGTGCTGGAACATGTCGACGATATCGATGCCACGTTTGCCGATATTGACGCAGCGTTAAAACCGGACGGAAAATCGATTCACAAGGTCGATCTGAAAAGCCACGGCTTGGACCGTTACCAAGCGTTCGACTTTTTAACCTGGCCGCGACCGCTGTACCGATTGATGTACTCCCACAAAGGCTTCCCGAACCGTTGGCGCGCAAACAAATACGTCGAAGCCGCGGGCAAAGCGGGTCTGGAGATTACGCAGTTGGCGCCGATCGACCAGCTCGGCGCCGAGCAGATAGATCGCATCATGCCCAAATTGGCGTCGGAGTTCAGGTCTGTGAGCCGCGACTTATTTAGCTGGTTGAGCTTTTGGATCATATTGGAAAAAAAGCCGAATACGTATTAG